A part of Candida albicans SC5314 chromosome 2, complete sequence genomic DNA contains:
- a CDS encoding uncharacterized protein (Putative protein of unknown function; Hap43p-repressed gene; mutation confers hypersensitivity to toxic ergosterol analog, and to amphotericin B): MSKALSCYAFESLLFKLNLESNKIPLSKYFETLHESFTALPSRAPLFITWNKNHQLRGCIGTFSPLPIESGVSRYALHAALQDPRFFPISTSEVESLEVSVTLLDNFVTIDNPLDWEIGVNGLKISFQLNNEHYSGTFLPSVAEEENWDKLTTLHYLLKKADYPVSQKNVSQFYEKGLNEGWLELTRYDGLKNRLDYNEFIRIRNQVE, translated from the coding sequence CTCttcaaattgaatcttGAATCCAATAAAATCCCCTTATCCAAgtattttgaaactttACACGAATCATTCACCGCATTGCCATCACGAGCACCACTATTTATAACATGGAataaaaatcatcaattacGTGGTTGTATTGGTACATTTTCACCCTTACCAATTGAATCGGGAGTTTCTAGATATGCCTTACATGCTGCATTGCAAGATCCCAGATTCTTCCCAATTAGCACTTCTGAAGTTGAATCTTTGGAGGTTTCTGTTACATTGTTAGATAATTTCGTTACTATCGATAACCCACTAGATTGGGAAATTGGTGTCAATGGATTGAAAATCTCGtttcaattaaacaatGAACATTATTCCGGCACGTTTTTGCCAAGTGTGGCCGAGGAGGAAAATTGGGATAAATTGACTACTTTGCACTATCTTTTGAAGAAAGCTGATTATCCAGTAAGTCAGAAGAATGTATCTCAGTTTTACGAAAAAGGTTTGAACGAGGGTTGGTTGGAGCTAACCAGATATGATGGATTGAAGAACCGTTTAGACTACAACGAGTTTATCAGGATTAGAAATCAAGTGGAATAA
- the POT1-2 gene encoding Pot1-2p (Putative peroxisomal 3-ketoacyl CoA thiolase; Hap43-repressed), whose amino-acid sequence MFKKSANDIVVIAAKRTPITKSIKGGLSRLFPEEILYQVVKGTVSDSQVDLNLIDDVLVGTVLQTLGGQKASALAIKKIGFPIKTTVNTVNRQCASSAQAITYQAGSLRSGENQFAIAAGVESMTHDYFPHRGIPTRISESFLADASDEAKNVLMPMGITSENVATKYGISRKQQDEFALNSHLKADKATKSGHFAKEIIPIQTTDENNQHVSITKDDGIRGSSTIEKLGGLKPVFKDDGTTTAGNSSQISDGGSAVILTTRQNAEKSGVKPIARFIGSSVAGVPSGLMGIGPSAAIPQLLSRLNVDTKDIDIFELNEAFASQSIYCIEKLGLDYDKVNPYGGAIALGHPLGATGARVTATLLNGLKDQNKELGVISMCTSTGQGYAALFANE is encoded by the coding sequence ATGTTCAAGAAATCAGCtaatgatattgttgttattgcaGCAAAGAGAACTCCAATCACCAAGTCAATTAAAGGTGGGTTGAGTAGATTATTTCCTGAGGAAATATTATATCAAGTGGTTAAGGGTACTGTATCAGATTCACAAGTTGATTTAAACTTGATTGATGATGTGTTAGTCGGTACGGTCTTGCAAACTTTAGGGGGACAGAAAGCTAGTGCCTTGGCCATTAAAAAGATTGGATTCCCAATTAAGACCACGGTTAATACGGTCAATCGTCAATGTGCTAGTTCTGCTCAAGCGATTACTTATCAAGCAGGTAGTTTGCGTAGTGGGGAGAATCAATTTGCTATTGCTGCTGGAGTAGAAAGTATGACTCATGATTATTTTCCTCATCGTGGGATTCCCACAAGAATTTCTGAATCATTTTTAGCTGATGCATCCGATGAAGCTAAAAACGTCTTGATGCCAATGGGGATAACCAGTGAAAATGTTGCCACTAAATATGGAATTTCTCGTAAACAACAAGATGAGTTTGCCCTTAATTCTCATTTGAAAGCAGACAAGGCTACAAAACTGGGTCATTTTGCAAAAGAAATCATTCCTATTCAAACAACGGATGAAAACAACCAACACGTTTCAATAACCAAAGATGATGGTATAAGGGGAagttcaacaattgaaaagttGGGTGGCTTAAAACCTGTGTTCAAGGATGATGGGACTACTACTGCTGGTAATTCCTCGCAAATTTCAGATGGAGGGTCTGCTGTGATTTTAACTACTCGTCAAAATGCTGAGAAATCGGGAGTAAAGCCAATAGCTAGATTTATTGGTTCGTCAGTAGCTGGTGTTCCTTCGGGACTTATGGGAATTGGTCCATCGGCTGCTATTCCTCAATTGTTGTCGAGATTAAATGTTGACACGAAAGacattgatatttttgaattgaacGAGGCATTTGCATCCCAACTGATTTAttgtattgaaaaattgggtcTTGATTATGATAAAGTCAATCCATATGGTGGAGCTATAGCCTTGGGACATCCATTAGGAGCCACTGGCGCAAGAGTTACGGCAACGTTGCTTAATGGATTAAAAGATCAGAATAAAGAGTTGGGTGTCATCTCAATGTGCACATCCACAGGTCAAGGATACGCTGCCTTGTTTGCTAACGAGTAG